A window from Gossypium raimondii isolate GPD5lz chromosome 7, ASM2569854v1, whole genome shotgun sequence encodes these proteins:
- the LOC105798046 gene encoding protein LIGHT-DEPENDENT SHORT HYPOCOTYLS 4 → MDSIRETDSSNSENVSLINVSNNGGTSLPSSSSSPTSSRYENQKRRDWNTFGQYLKNHRPPLSLSRCSGAHVLEFLRYLDQFGKTKVHTPICPFYGHPNPPVPCPCPLRQAWGSLDALIGRLRAAFEENGGKPEVNPFGARAVRLYLREVRDLQSKARGISYEKKKRKRPPAQQIPTLPLPPPPPTGAS, encoded by the coding sequence ATGGATTCAATTCGAGAAACCGATAGCTCCAACTCCGAAAATGTCAGCCTCATCAACGTGAGCAATAACGGTGGCACTTCACTTCCATCCTCGTCTTCTTCTCCAACCTCAAGCCGCTACGAGAACCAAAAGCGCCGTGACTGGAACACCTTTGGTCAGTACCTGAAGAATCATAGGCCCCCACTTTCGCTCTCCAGGTGCAGTGGAGCTCACGTCCTAGAATTCCTTCGCTACCTTGACCAATTCGGCAAAACCAAAGTCCACACTCCAATCTGCCCTTTCTATGGCCACCCAAACCCACCAGTCCCTTGCCCTTGCCCGCTCCGTCAAGCCTGGGGTAGCCTCGATGCTCTCATCGGCCGCCTCCGAGCTGCCTTCGAAGAAAATGGAGGAAAACCTGAAGTAAACCCTTTTGGGGCACGAGCTGTGAGGCTTTACCTTCGTGAAGTTCGTGATTTGCAGTCAAAAGCAAGAGGGATTAGCTATGAGAAGAAGAAGCGTAAGCGACCACCAGCTCAACAGATCCCGACTCTACCATTGCCGCCACCACCACCAACAGGTGCAAGTTAA